The Verrucomicrobiia bacterium DNA window CTACTTTCATACTTCATAAATAGGGTTACATGTACGACTTTCTTTCAATAGGTGACACATCGCACAACGTGTTCTTGGAAATGACCGATGACACAGTGCACATCAATTGCCGCAAAAACGACGAAAACTGCGAGATTTGCTTTAGCTGGGCAGACAAGATTCCTGTTAAGGCGCTTCACGACACTATTGGAGGCAACTCTGCCAACGCAGCCGTCTCCTTTGCGCGCTTAGGTCTTAAAACAGCCCTCTACACTCACGTGGGTAAGGACGACCAGGGCGAGCGCATCGTTAAGACACTTCAGGCTGATAATATCGACACTGACTTTGTGGTGACTGACAACGACAAGATGTCCAACTTCAGTACCGTCATCAACTTGCATGGTGAGCGCAGTATCTTGGTGTATCATGAGCACCGGCACTATGCTTTCCCAAAGATTGAGCCTGCAAAGTGGATCTATCTTTCATCCATGGGTGAGGGCTCAGAGAGCATCTTCCCTGACATTTGCGCGTATACAGAGCAGCACCAGGCCAACCTTTGTTACCAGCCTGGTACCTTCCAGTTGAAGCTGGGGAGTGCGCCAGCTGCAGAGCTGCTCCGCCACACCAAGGTCTTCATGGTGAACAAGGAAGAGGCTGAGATGTACCTAGGAATTGAGAAGACTGAGGATTTCCGCCAGCACTTGGACGGTATCCTTGCCCTTGGGCCAAAGATTGCCTTGGTGACCGATGGTACCAAGGGTGCCTACGTTTCCGACGGCAATGAGTACATTTACTTGGGAATTATTGAGGAAGCCCCCCGCAACGAAGCCACGGGTGCTGGAGACAGTTTCTCATCCGCCTTTGCCGCTGCCCTCTCTCACGGGAAAACCCTAGGCGAGGCAATGCTCTGGGGCCAGGCGCAAGCAAGCTCATGCATCCAGCAAGTAGGACCGCAAGCAGGCCTTCTCCCGCAGTCTGAGATTGAGGCTATTCTAGCGGCACATCCAGGCCTTCAGCCTGAACCAATGCGGTAGGTAAGAGCCTATTCTAAGCGAAAAGACGTTCGGAAGAACGTCTTTTTTCTTTGCTAAAGCAGCTCTGGAAAGTAAGATACACCGGACTTTTCATACAAATGATGCTGA harbors:
- a CDS encoding carbohydrate kinase family protein, with translation MYDFLSIGDTSHNVFLEMTDDTVHINCRKNDENCEICFSWADKIPVKALHDTIGGNSANAAVSFARLGLKTALYTHVGKDDQGERIVKTLQADNIDTDFVVTDNDKMSNFSTVINLHGERSILVYHEHRHYAFPKIEPAKWIYLSSMGEGSESIFPDICAYTEQHQANLCYQPGTFQLKLGSAPAAELLRHTKVFMVNKEEAEMYLGIEKTEDFRQHLDGILALGPKIALVTDGTKGAYVSDGNEYIYLGIIEEAPRNEATGAGDSFSSAFAAALSHGKTLGEAMLWGQAQASSCIQQVGPQAGLLPQSEIEAILAAHPGLQPEPMR